The Amaranthus tricolor cultivar Red isolate AtriRed21 chromosome 6, ASM2621246v1, whole genome shotgun sequence genome has a segment encoding these proteins:
- the LOC130816138 gene encoding uncharacterized protein LOC130816138 isoform X2, whose protein sequence is MSGRASISVSIFRNLFALSLLGNKIKQLETVLEELSKLKDLRALWLNDNPILENASNMTEAVLQAFPKLEIFNSCFTLKYSEWALGFCGGIYDKDSPGVDGDQQLQSITSLDLSNRCIHNLNNEAFSPVKLPHLSHLNLRGNPMDENAAHELLQILKKFHSLNSLEVDIPGPLGESAIEILKSLSNLVLLNGVKATKILESEKHVVDSALRPRLPEWSPDESLADRVLNAMWLYLMTYRLADEEKIDETSVWYVMDELGSALRHSDEPNFQIAPFLYMRDGNLSSAVSFSILWPTQDIRKGDGCTRDFLFGIGEDKQRSARLTAWFHTPNNYFIKGYERYLQKLQSKRCTSVGSPELSSLVCNQKPLRVYTDMPYVQAFLTRPEFVITSEPKEADIIWTSMQVDEETKKAVGIRDDQYINQFPHEACLVMKHHLAKTIQEAHGNPEWLQPTYDLEKHLAELIGDYYVREQEGLDNLWILKPWNMARSMDTTITSNLSAIIRLMETGPKICQKYIEHPALFKGKKFDLRYIVLVRSMNPLEIFLADVFWVRLANNEYSLDRRSLYEYETHFTVMNYRGILNHVQTQDFVREFEQEHQVKWSIVHERIRSMIRSVFEAAVAVYPEMHNPKSRAIYGIDVMLDASFSPKLLEVTYCPDCTRACKYDMESVLTEGAEIKGHDFFNTVFGCLFLNETTNVAPLYWDFEM, encoded by the exons ATGTCCGGTCGTGCTTCCATTTCTGTCTCTATATTTAGG AATCTATTTGCTCTTAGCCTACTTGGGAACAAGATAAAGCAGTTAGAGACTGTTCTGGAAGAACTCTCGAAACTGAAAGACCTACGTGCCCTCTGGTTAAATGATAACCCTATTCTTGAGAA TGCGAGTAACATGACGGAAGCTGTGCTTCAGGCATTCCCAAAACTAGagattttcaattcttgttTTACACTTAAATATAGTGAATGGGCATTGGGATTCTGTGGAGGAATATATGATAAGGATAGCCCTGGCGTTGATGGTGATCAGCAACTGCAGAGCATTACCTCTCTCGACCTTTCAAATAGATGCATCCACAATCTAAACAATGAG GCATTTTCACCTGTCAAATTACCACATCTTTCACACCTAAATCTTCGCGGAAATCCAATGGATGAAAATGCTGCTCACGAGTTGCTGCAAATCTTAAAGAAATTTCATTCACTGAATTCTCTGGAG gTTGATATACCAGGCCCCCTTGGTGAAAGTGCAATAGAGATTCTTAAATCTCTTTCTAATCTTGTTTTGCTTAATGGTGTAAAAGCAACTAAAATCCTTGAGAGTGAGAAGCATGTGGTTGACTCAGCATTGCGGCCACGTCTTCCAGAGTGGAGTCCTGATGAATCCCTTGCAGATCGTGTACTCAATGCTATGTGGCTGTATTTGATGACTTACAGACTTGCTGATGAGGAAAAGATCGATGAAACCTCTGTATG GTATGTGATGGATGAGCTGGGTTCAGCTTTGCGACACAGTGATGAGCCAAATTTCCAGATAGCACCTTTTCTGTATATGCGTGACGGGAATCTATCTTCAGCTGTCAG CTTCTCTATTTTGTGGCCAACCCAAGATATTCGGAAAGGAGATGGGTGCACACGTGACTTTTTGTTTGGTATAGGAGAGGATAAACAACGATCTGCCAGACTGACCGCTTGGTTTCATACGCCAAACAATTATTTTATCAAA GGATACGAGAGATATCTTCAGAAGTTGCAATCAAAAAGATGTACTTCTGTGGGATCACCGGAGTTGTCAAGTCTGGTTTGCAATCAAAAGCCTTTACGAGTTTATACAGATATGCCCTATGTACAGGCGTTTCTCACTCGCCCTGAATTTGTAATCA CTAGCGAACCTAAGGAGGCAGATATTATTTGGACCAGCATGCAGGTTGATGAGGAGACTAAAAAGGCTGTTGGGATAAGAGATGATCAATACATAAACCAATTTCCACATGAAGCTTGTCTGGTCATGAAACATCATTTAGCTAAAACTATTCAAGAG GCACATGGAAATCCTGAATGGCTGCAGCCTACATATGATCTAGAAAAACATTTGGCGGAGCTAATTGGAGATTACTATGTACGTGAGCAAGAAGGGCTTGACAACTTGTGGATCCTGAAACCTTGGAATATGGCACGTAGTATGGATACAACAATCACCAGTAATTTATCTGCAATTATTCGTCTGATGGAGACTGGTCCAAAGATATGTCAGAAGTATATTGAACATCCAGCGTTGTTCAAAGGGAAGAAGTTTGATCTTCGTTACATTGTTCTTGTTCGCAGTATGAATCCTTTGGAAATATTCCTTGCTGATGTCTTCTGG GTAAGGCTGGCAAATAATGAATATTCTTTGGATAGACGAAGCTTATACGAGTATGAGACTCATTTTACAGTTATG AACTATCGTGGGATTCTGAATCATGTACAAACACAAGATTTCGTGCGAGAGTTTGAGCAAGAGCACCAAG TTAAATGGTCGATTGTCCATGAAAGAATTAGATCTATGATCCGATCTGTCTTTGAGGCAGCAGTTGCTGTATATCCAGAGATGCATAATCCAAAATCCAGGGCAATTTATGGAATAGATGTCATGCTTGATGCTTCTTTCAGTCCTAAGCTATTGGAG GTAACGTATTGCCCTGACTGTACAAGAGCATGCAAATACGACATGGAGTCTGTTCTTACCGAGGGAGCCGAAATCAAGGGTCATGACTTCTTCAACACTGTGTTTGGTTGTCTGTTCTTGAATGAAACCACCAATGTAGCCCCATTATATTGGGATTTTGAAATGTAA
- the LOC130816138 gene encoding uncharacterized protein LOC130816138 isoform X1, whose protein sequence is MVEIKSYDEFLKVHGLLLTATGLPQSLYPQLFRKLSSETFDGGEFFQIELCEDGLQRRLVFTSDYMPKHSNVFLVDHAWTFRLPDAPKQLDEVPGLVERMASLMCVDGDCHEQDEDSTDDLIDNNRKPTPEAIVESEICRSREMGCDEVKWLELEELDIDDAKLLDLALPSRCPNLFALSLLGNKIKQLETVLEELSKLKDLRALWLNDNPILENASNMTEAVLQAFPKLEIFNSCFTLKYSEWALGFCGGIYDKDSPGVDGDQQLQSITSLDLSNRCIHNLNNEAFSPVKLPHLSHLNLRGNPMDENAAHELLQILKKFHSLNSLEVDIPGPLGESAIEILKSLSNLVLLNGVKATKILESEKHVVDSALRPRLPEWSPDESLADRVLNAMWLYLMTYRLADEEKIDETSVWYVMDELGSALRHSDEPNFQIAPFLYMRDGNLSSAVSFSILWPTQDIRKGDGCTRDFLFGIGEDKQRSARLTAWFHTPNNYFIKGYERYLQKLQSKRCTSVGSPELSSLVCNQKPLRVYTDMPYVQAFLTRPEFVITSEPKEADIIWTSMQVDEETKKAVGIRDDQYINQFPHEACLVMKHHLAKTIQEAHGNPEWLQPTYDLEKHLAELIGDYYVREQEGLDNLWILKPWNMARSMDTTITSNLSAIIRLMETGPKICQKYIEHPALFKGKKFDLRYIVLVRSMNPLEIFLADVFWVRLANNEYSLDRRSLYEYETHFTVMNYRGILNHVQTQDFVREFEQEHQVKWSIVHERIRSMIRSVFEAAVAVYPEMHNPKSRAIYGIDVMLDASFSPKLLEVTYCPDCTRACKYDMESVLTEGAEIKGHDFFNTVFGCLFLNETTNVAPLYWDFEM, encoded by the exons ATGGTAGAAATAAAGAGCTACGATGAATTTTTGAAGGTTCATGGCCTATTATTAACCGCAACTGGGTTGCCCCAATCACTTTACCCACAACTCTTTCGTAAACTCTCATCTGAAACATTCGATGGTGGTGAgttcttccaaattgaactttgTGAAGATGGTTTACAAAGAAGACTCGTTTTCACTTCTGATTACATGCCCAAACACTCCAATGTCTTCCTTGTTGATCATGCTTGGACATTTCGCCTCCCTGATGCTCCAAAACag CTTGATGAAGTACCAGGTTTGGTTGAGAGAATGGCTTCTTTGATGTGTGTCGATGGTGATTGCCATGAACAAGATGAAGATAGCACTGATGatttaattgataataatagaaaaCCGACTCCGGAAGCAATAGTTGAAAGTGAAATTTGTAGATCAAGAGAAATGGGTTGTGACGAAGTAAAGTGGCTGGAACTTGAAGAGCTTGATATAGATGATGCCAAGCTTCTAGATTTGGCTCTACCTTCTAGATGTCCG AATCTATTTGCTCTTAGCCTACTTGGGAACAAGATAAAGCAGTTAGAGACTGTTCTGGAAGAACTCTCGAAACTGAAAGACCTACGTGCCCTCTGGTTAAATGATAACCCTATTCTTGAGAA TGCGAGTAACATGACGGAAGCTGTGCTTCAGGCATTCCCAAAACTAGagattttcaattcttgttTTACACTTAAATATAGTGAATGGGCATTGGGATTCTGTGGAGGAATATATGATAAGGATAGCCCTGGCGTTGATGGTGATCAGCAACTGCAGAGCATTACCTCTCTCGACCTTTCAAATAGATGCATCCACAATCTAAACAATGAG GCATTTTCACCTGTCAAATTACCACATCTTTCACACCTAAATCTTCGCGGAAATCCAATGGATGAAAATGCTGCTCACGAGTTGCTGCAAATCTTAAAGAAATTTCATTCACTGAATTCTCTGGAG gTTGATATACCAGGCCCCCTTGGTGAAAGTGCAATAGAGATTCTTAAATCTCTTTCTAATCTTGTTTTGCTTAATGGTGTAAAAGCAACTAAAATCCTTGAGAGTGAGAAGCATGTGGTTGACTCAGCATTGCGGCCACGTCTTCCAGAGTGGAGTCCTGATGAATCCCTTGCAGATCGTGTACTCAATGCTATGTGGCTGTATTTGATGACTTACAGACTTGCTGATGAGGAAAAGATCGATGAAACCTCTGTATG GTATGTGATGGATGAGCTGGGTTCAGCTTTGCGACACAGTGATGAGCCAAATTTCCAGATAGCACCTTTTCTGTATATGCGTGACGGGAATCTATCTTCAGCTGTCAG CTTCTCTATTTTGTGGCCAACCCAAGATATTCGGAAAGGAGATGGGTGCACACGTGACTTTTTGTTTGGTATAGGAGAGGATAAACAACGATCTGCCAGACTGACCGCTTGGTTTCATACGCCAAACAATTATTTTATCAAA GGATACGAGAGATATCTTCAGAAGTTGCAATCAAAAAGATGTACTTCTGTGGGATCACCGGAGTTGTCAAGTCTGGTTTGCAATCAAAAGCCTTTACGAGTTTATACAGATATGCCCTATGTACAGGCGTTTCTCACTCGCCCTGAATTTGTAATCA CTAGCGAACCTAAGGAGGCAGATATTATTTGGACCAGCATGCAGGTTGATGAGGAGACTAAAAAGGCTGTTGGGATAAGAGATGATCAATACATAAACCAATTTCCACATGAAGCTTGTCTGGTCATGAAACATCATTTAGCTAAAACTATTCAAGAG GCACATGGAAATCCTGAATGGCTGCAGCCTACATATGATCTAGAAAAACATTTGGCGGAGCTAATTGGAGATTACTATGTACGTGAGCAAGAAGGGCTTGACAACTTGTGGATCCTGAAACCTTGGAATATGGCACGTAGTATGGATACAACAATCACCAGTAATTTATCTGCAATTATTCGTCTGATGGAGACTGGTCCAAAGATATGTCAGAAGTATATTGAACATCCAGCGTTGTTCAAAGGGAAGAAGTTTGATCTTCGTTACATTGTTCTTGTTCGCAGTATGAATCCTTTGGAAATATTCCTTGCTGATGTCTTCTGG GTAAGGCTGGCAAATAATGAATATTCTTTGGATAGACGAAGCTTATACGAGTATGAGACTCATTTTACAGTTATG AACTATCGTGGGATTCTGAATCATGTACAAACACAAGATTTCGTGCGAGAGTTTGAGCAAGAGCACCAAG TTAAATGGTCGATTGTCCATGAAAGAATTAGATCTATGATCCGATCTGTCTTTGAGGCAGCAGTTGCTGTATATCCAGAGATGCATAATCCAAAATCCAGGGCAATTTATGGAATAGATGTCATGCTTGATGCTTCTTTCAGTCCTAAGCTATTGGAG GTAACGTATTGCCCTGACTGTACAAGAGCATGCAAATACGACATGGAGTCTGTTCTTACCGAGGGAGCCGAAATCAAGGGTCATGACTTCTTCAACACTGTGTTTGGTTGTCTGTTCTTGAATGAAACCACCAATGTAGCCCCATTATATTGGGATTTTGAAATGTAA
- the LOC130815700 gene encoding pentatricopeptide repeat-containing protein At1g15510, chloroplastic-like, with translation MLFLKKISQGKRKKTQNLFFYSLHRFFTNRINTQTSINVGNNLLLDKEKGYFNFLRTAHKTSDLSNGKAIHTQLIKKGCLHSSIVLRNFLLNMYIKFGDLDSAVQLFDEMPHRNVVSWSTLIAGFVRHGFAQQGLQYFSSMFSDVVRPNEYTLVTALNACFFTGFAPHAYQIYAMVIRLGFDWNVFVKNAFLTALIKNGHLMDAIKSFDGCLNKDIVSWNAMISGYLQFLPSIVPSFWLKMIREGVKPDGFTFSAVLSGLTALGDDKFGMQMHGQLVKFGHGAETCVGNSVMDMYLKLSDLVNGLKSFDEIKCKNILSWTAMATGCLNLRAPSKALEILGEMKMAGIRPNKFSLTTALKACADMASLEEGQKAHGLRIKLGTKMDVCVDNALLDMYVKCGCVGNAMSVFKRMKDCTTVTWTTMVMGFAQNGRVHEAVKIFNEMVTEGVKPNYISFVCVLYACSQGGLVSEGWKYFSLMTREYDIFPGEDHYICMVDLLGRTGYIKEAEALISKMPMKPGPLVWQTLLGACHIHGDFEAGKRAAECVVNLKQSDPSTYILLSNMLANLNHWKGAKIMRDMMKSRSLSKLQGASSLTSLNILGSY, from the coding sequence ATGCTTTTCCTGAAAAAAATTTCACAAGGGAAGAGGAAAAAAACCCAGAATTTGTTCTTTTATTCTCTGCATAGATTTTtcacaaatagaataaatacaCAGACTTCCATTAATGTGGGTAATAATCTTTTACTTGACAAAGAAAAAGGGTACTTTAATTTTCTTAGAACTGCCCATAAAACTTCAGATTTGTCTAATGGAAAAGCAATACATACCCAGCTTATCAAAAAAGGATGTTTGCATTCTTCCATTGTTCTTCGGAATTTTCTTCTTAATATGTATATAAAATTTGGGGATCTGGATAGTGCAGTCCAATTGTTCGATGAAATGCCTCATAGAAATGTTGTATCTTGGTCTACCCTTATTGCTGGCTTTGTGCGCCATGGTTTTGCTCAGCAAGGTCTTCAATATTTTTCTAGTATGTTTAGTGATGTTGTGAGGCCTAATGAATATACTTTAGTTACTGCACTTAATGCTTGTTTCTTTACTGGATTTGCTCCTCATGCTTATCAGATTTATGCAATGGTCATTCGACTAGGATTTGATTGGAATGTTTTTGTTAAGAATGCATTTTTAACTGCTTTGATAAAGAATGGACATTTAATGGATGCTATTAAATCTTTTGATGGGTGTTTGAATAAAGATATAGTGAGTTGGAATGCTATGATTTCTGGATATTTGCAGTTTTTACCCTCAATTGTTCCAAGCTTTTGGTTAAAGATGATTCGTGAAGGCGTAAAACCTGATGGCTTTACGTTTTCTGCTGTTCTGAGTGGCTTGACAGCTCTTGGCGATGACAAATTTGGAATGCAGATGCATGGTCAGCTTGTTAAGTTTGGTCATGGAGCTGAAACTTGTGTTGGAAACTCTGTAATGGATATGTATTTGAAGCTCAGTGATTTGGTGAACGGGCTTAAATCATTCGACGAGATTAAATGCAAAAACATTTTATCTTGGACAGCTATGGCAACTGGGTGCTTGAATTTACGAGCTCCAAGTAAAGCGTTGGAGATCCTCGGAGAAATGAAGATGGCAGGTATAAGACCAAACAAATTTAGTCTCACCACCGCCTTAAAAGCATGTGCCGATATGGCTTCCTTAGAGGAAGGTCAGAAAGCTCATGGCTTGAGAATAAAGCTTGGAACCAAGATGGATGTATGTGTCGATAATGCTCTACTGGATATGTATGTCAAATGTGGATGTGTTGGTAACGCAATGTCGGTGTTTAAGAGAATGAAGGATTGTACAACCGTCACATGGACTACTATGGTAATGGGATTTGCCCAAAATGGGCGTGTTCATGAAGCTGTCAAGATTTTCAATGAAATGGTAACAGAGGGTGTTAAGCCAAACTACATTAGTTTTGTGTGTGTTCTTTATGCTTGTAGCCAAGGCGGGCTTGTATCGGAAGGATGGAAGTATTTTTCTTTAATGACTCGTGAATATGATATTTTTCCGGGGGAGGATCATTATATATGTATGGTTGATTTACTTGGACGAACCGGATATATAAAAGAAGCGGAGGCGCTTATCTCAAAGATGCCTATGAAACCAGGACCGTTAGTGTGGCAAACCTTACTTGGTGCTTGTCACATTCATGGGGATTTTGAAGCGGGGAAGCGTGCAGCAGAGTGTGTCGTGAATCTTAAGCAGAGTGATCCGTCAACATATATCTTGCTATCGAACATGTTGGCGAATTTGAATCATTGGAAAGGGGCGAAAATAATGAGGGACATGATGAAAAGTAGAAGTTTAAGCAAACTTCAAGGAGCTAGTTCATTAACATCTTTGAATATACTTGGCTCTTATTag
- the LOC130816139 gene encoding pro-cathepsin H-like: protein MAANFQIFTFSLLLLISCFATPSISSTFTDENPIRLVSDGLQEIESSVVSLLGNTRHALSFARFIHRHGKRYETVEEIINRFNVYRESLKLIRSTNKKGLPYKLHVNKFADWTWEEFRRHRLGAAQNCSATFKGSHKLSHAVAPEKKDWRDEGIVSPVKNQGHCGSCWTFSTTGALEAAYAQAFRKNISLSEQQLVDCAQAFNNNGCNGGLPSQAFEYIKYNGGLDTEEAYPYTGVDGKCKFSAQNVGVQVLDSVNITLGAEDELKDAVAFVRPVSVAFQVVDEFKLYKGGVYTSTTCGSSSMDVNHAVLAVGYGVENGVPYWLIKNSWGADWGDNGYFKMEMGKNMCGVATCASYPIVA from the exons ATGGCTGCCAATTTTCAAATcttcactttctctctccttttaCTGATCTCCTGCTTCGCAACTCCATCAATTTCATCTACCTTTACTGATGAAAATCCAATCAGATTAGTATCAGACGGTCTACAAGAGATTGAATCATCTGTTGTATCTCTTTTGGGTAATACTCGTCATGCTCTCTCCTTCGCTCGATTCATCCACAG GCATGGAAAGAGGTATGAGACTGTTGAGGAGATTATTAATAGATTTAATGTTTATCGGGAGAGTTTGAAGTTGATTAGATCGACTAACAAAAAAGGCCTTCCTTACAAACTTCATGTCAATA AATTTGCCGATTGGACATGGGAAGAATTTCGAAGGCACAGATTGGGAGCTGCTCAAAACTGCTCTGCCACTTTCAAGGGCAGCCACAAGCTATCTCATGCTGTTGCCCCTGAAAAG AAAGATTGGAGAGATGAGGGCATAGTTAGCCCTGTCAAGAATCAAGGCCACTGTGGATCTTGCTGGACTTTCAG TACTACTGGAGCTTTGGAGGCAGCTTATGCACAAGCATTCAGGAAGAACATCTCTTTATCCGAACAGCAGCTTGTTGATTGTGCTCAAGCCTTTAACAATAATGGTTGCAATGGCGGTTTGCCTTCACAGGCTTTTGAATACATCAAATACAATGGAGGTCTGGATACTGAAGAGGCTTACCCATACACAGGAGTGGATGGTAAATGTAAATTCTCAGCCCAAAATGTTGGTGTTCAAGTCCTTGACTCCGTCAATATTACCCTC GGAGCTGAAGATGAACTTAAGGATGCTGTGGCATTTGTTCGTCCTGTGAGCGTGGCATTTCAGGTTGTGGATGAATTCAAGTTGTACAAGGGGGGAGTTTACACCAGCACAACTTGTGGCAGCTCTTCCATG GATGTGAACCATGCTGTTCTTGCTGTTGGATATGGAGTGGAAAATGGAGTTCCATACTGGCTGATCAAAAACTCATGGGGAGCTGATTGGGGTGACAATGGATACTTCAAGATGGAGATGGGTAAAAACATGTGTG GTGTTGCTACTTGTGCATCATACCCCATCGTGGCATGA
- the LOC130816152 gene encoding serine/threonine-protein kinase RIPK-like, which yields MTVNNKISWRNFMPCCGILEEQTAEIPKARKKIEASKDDHHNNHLNPFQRFPNLSDPNSLTLSEDLSISLAGSNIHVFNLNELRLITQNFSSSNFLGEGGFGPVHKGFIDDKIRVGLKAQPVAVKILDLDGSQGHREWLAEVILLGQLRHPHLVKLIGYCCEDEHRVLVYEYMPRGSLENQLFRRFSASLPWLTRLKIAIGAAKGLAFLHEAEKPIIFRDFKASNILLDSDFTPKLSDFGLAKDGPEGDDTHVSTRVMGTQGYAAPEYIMTGHLTAASDVYSFGVVLLELLTGRRSMDKTRPQREQNLAEWARPQLQSQRRLPRLMDPRLEGQYSEDGAQKAALLAYQCLSHRPKSRPKMSVVVKSLEPLLNIVHDIPSGPFVYTAPSEQSPSHDKMGGHNHNGGERPRRRHDISRLRAPKPSSIVNSDPNVQKNLRNGFNSPGHHHMGRGA from the exons ATGACAGTCAACAACAAGATTTCATGGAGAAATTTTATGCCATGTTGTGGCATTTTAGAAGAACAAACAGCAGAAATTCCTAAAGCAAGGAAGAAAATAGAAGCTTCTAAAGATGATCATCATAATAATCATTTAAACCCATTTCAAAGATTCCCAAATTTGAGTGACCCAAATTCACTTACCTTATCTGAAGATCTTTCAATTTCTCTTGCTGGTTCAAATATTcatgtatttaatttaaatgagcTTAGATTGATTACCCAGAATTTCTCATCAAGTAATTTTCTAGGAGAAGGTGGGTTTGGCCCGGTTCATAAAGGGTTTATTGATGATAAGATTCGGGTCGGGTTAAAGGCTCAACCCGTTGCTGTTAAGATACTTGATCTTGATGGTTCACAAGGTCATCGCGAATGGCTG GCAGAAGTGATACTGCTGGGACAACTAAGACATCCCCACTTGGTAAAGTTGATAGGATATTGCTGCGAAGATGAACACCGAGTTTTGGTGTACGAGTATATGCCAAGGGGTAGTCTTGAAAATCAACTCTTTCGAA GATTTTCTGCTTCACTTCCATGGTTAACAAGACTGAAAATTGCAATTGGAGCTGCTAAAGGGCTGGCATTCCTTCACGAAGCCGAAAAGCCAATCATCTTTCGTGATTTTAAGGCCTCAAACATACTCTTGGATTCT GATTTTACTCCAAAACTGTCTGATTTTGGTCTTGCAAAAGATGGACCAGAAGGAGATGACACCCATGTTTCCACTAGAGTTATGGGGACACAAGGCTATGCTGCTCCTGAATACATCATGActg gtcacCTAACAGCAGCAAGTGATGTATATAGTTTTGGAGTAGTACTTTTGGAACTTCTTACTGGACGACGATCAATGGACAAAACTCGACCACAAAGAGAACAGAACTTAGCCGAATGGGCTAGACCACAATTACAAAGCCAACGACGACTCCCACGTTTAATGGATCCGAGACTAGAGGGCCAATACTCTGAAGATGGGGCTCAAAAGGCTGCCTTACTAGCCTACCAATGCTTGAGTCATAGGCCCAAGAGTAGGCCTAAAATGAGCGTTGTTGTAAAAAGTTTGGAGCCCTTGTTGAACATAGTCCATGACATTCCATCTGGTCCTTTTGTTTACACAGCACCAAGTGAACAAAGTCCGTCTCATGATAAGATGGGTGGCCACAACCACAATGGTGGTGAACGTCCTCGTCGTCGACATGATATAAGTCGTTTGAGGGCACCAAAACCGTCGAGCATAGTGAACTCAGATCCCAACGTACAAAAAAACCTAAGAAATGGATTCAATTCCCCTGGTCACCACCACATGGGAAGAGGAGCTtaa